One window of the Chitinimonas sp. BJYL2 genome contains the following:
- the hrpA gene encoding ATP-dependent RNA helicase HrpA — MLPAEFDAALATCLIRDHHPLRQKWRTLRERLKQKQPADKLASELADAINASQTRYARRLAKLVKPEYDDALPVNQRRDDLLKAIAANQVVIVCGETGSGKTTQLPKLCLELGRGVAGLIGHTQPRRLAARSVASRIAQELKTELGDTVGYKVRFTDKSSELSLIKLMTDGILLAETQTDRFLSQYDTIIVDEAHERSLNIDFLLGFLRQLLPKRPDLKVIVTSATIDADRFSQHFGGAPVIEVSGRTYPVEVRYRELRAQGKAKSSASKPADDSSRHARQSFAEDDAEIEMEEAVVEAVQELWRHDGAGDVLVFLPGEREIRETAEELRRAKIMGAEIVPLFARLSVEDQQKVFRPSSGRRIVLSTNVAETSLTVPGIRFVIDSGLARMNRYSPRAKVEQLQIEKISQASARQRAGRCGRVSAGVCVRLYSEADFNARQPFTDPEILRSSLAAVILRMQALRLGKVEDFPFLEAPSGRLIADGYALLHELGAVDDQGQLTRMGTELARLPIDPKIGRMLLAGRDEGCLDELLVIASALSIQDPRERPFEARDAADRAQARFVDEKSDFYSLLNIWHFFDEALRNKQSNRLLVQSCHDHFLSYLRLREWRELQAQLRDIVVDMGWVSDKAAAEHPARGRGAGGDGASKSDARPTTLSRTQDKTPVSSVPVLPKKAEKERLAAEAARYEAIHKALCAGLLGSIGFKQPEDDEYLGARGIKFSIFPGSGLKKARPKWIVASELVETTKLYARCVAAIQPEWLEQLAPHLVNRDYFEPHWDEGPAQVVASERVTLYGLPVVARRRIHFGPVDPVRAREIMLREGLAGRRFNTRAAFWQHNEKLISEIEELEHKARRQDVLVDEDVLFDFYDAKVPADIMNGQGFDAWRKDAEKANPQLLFLSRDDLMRHTGESITEQQFPPELVLDGIALPLAYRFEPGHALDGVTVQLPLHLLNKVNGAAFEWLVPGLQREKITLLVKALPKSIRRLCVPVPEFVTKLMVTLDKADRKAPLLPQLAQAVGRGIGQPVEVSEFEGAELPAHLRMNIRVVDDAGQELASDRDLVALRAKLGEAAQMTFREVAASQPAASPKAGPQGKAAKGQNTASAASTPASAPTRAAGPAIEKEGITSWDFGDLPAKLTFDRGGARLTGYPALVPHEGACAIRLFDVETMAEAEHRRGVVRLMQFELKEQVKQLPKCFPNFTQTALLLRHIADSDSLMDDLVACICNRAFIGDDELPRSKKEFDALKQKAKARLPAVRDAAWRVLQEVATEQQQLTVLLTKPVRLQSELKQQLSKLVHKGFMATTPWEQLPHLSRYLKGFKLRLEKYNANQARDAQRGEEVAALWARWEAEQEKWRKLGRDPTPLAPFRWMLEELRVSLFAQELRTPFPVSVKRLDKIWADLIKQ, encoded by the coding sequence ATGCTGCCCGCCGAATTTGATGCCGCCCTTGCCACCTGCCTGATCCGCGATCACCACCCCTTGCGGCAGAAGTGGCGCACCCTGCGCGAGCGGCTCAAGCAGAAGCAGCCTGCCGACAAGCTCGCGAGCGAGCTCGCCGATGCCATCAACGCCTCGCAAACGCGCTATGCGCGCCGGCTCGCCAAACTGGTAAAACCCGAGTACGACGACGCCCTGCCCGTCAACCAGCGCCGTGATGATCTGCTCAAAGCGATTGCCGCAAACCAGGTGGTGATCGTTTGCGGTGAGACCGGCTCGGGCAAAACCACCCAGCTGCCCAAGCTGTGTCTGGAACTCGGCCGTGGCGTGGCCGGCCTGATCGGCCACACCCAGCCGCGCCGCTTGGCCGCGCGCTCGGTGGCCAGCCGCATTGCGCAGGAACTCAAGACCGAACTCGGCGACACAGTGGGTTACAAGGTCCGCTTTACCGATAAGTCGTCCGAACTGAGCCTGATCAAGCTCATGACCGATGGCATCCTGCTGGCCGAAACGCAGACCGACCGCTTCCTCAGCCAGTACGACACCATCATCGTGGACGAAGCCCACGAGCGCTCGCTGAACATCGACTTCCTACTGGGTTTCCTGCGCCAGCTGCTGCCCAAGCGGCCCGATCTGAAAGTCATCGTCACCTCGGCGACGATTGATGCCGACCGTTTCAGCCAGCATTTCGGTGGTGCACCCGTTATCGAAGTAAGCGGACGAACCTACCCGGTGGAAGTTCGCTATCGCGAGCTGCGCGCGCAGGGCAAGGCCAAATCCAGCGCCAGCAAACCCGCCGACGACAGCAGCCGCCATGCGCGCCAGTCCTTTGCCGAGGACGATGCCGAAATCGAGATGGAAGAAGCCGTCGTCGAGGCGGTACAAGAGCTGTGGCGACACGACGGCGCGGGCGATGTACTTGTATTCCTGCCCGGCGAGCGCGAAATCCGCGAAACCGCCGAGGAACTGCGCCGCGCCAAGATCATGGGCGCCGAGATCGTGCCGCTGTTTGCGCGCCTGAGCGTGGAAGACCAGCAGAAGGTGTTCCGCCCCAGCAGTGGTCGCCGCATCGTGCTATCGACCAACGTCGCCGAAACCTCGCTCACCGTGCCGGGCATCCGCTTCGTCATCGATTCGGGTCTGGCACGCATGAACCGCTACTCGCCGCGCGCCAAGGTCGAGCAACTGCAGATCGAAAAGATCAGCCAGGCCAGCGCCCGCCAGCGCGCGGGTCGTTGCGGTCGGGTATCGGCCGGTGTGTGTGTGCGCCTCTATTCGGAAGCCGACTTCAACGCGCGCCAGCCATTTACCGACCCGGAGATCCTGCGCTCCTCGCTCGCCGCCGTGATTCTGCGTATGCAGGCGCTGCGGCTCGGCAAGGTGGAAGACTTTCCTTTCCTTGAAGCGCCATCGGGCCGCCTGATTGCCGACGGCTACGCGCTGCTGCACGAGCTGGGTGCAGTGGATGACCAAGGCCAACTGACACGTATGGGCACCGAGCTGGCGCGCCTGCCGATTGACCCGAAAATCGGTCGCATGCTGCTGGCCGGCCGCGACGAAGGCTGCCTCGATGAACTGCTGGTCATCGCTTCGGCCCTCAGTATCCAGGACCCACGCGAACGCCCCTTTGAAGCCCGCGATGCCGCCGACCGCGCCCAGGCCCGCTTTGTGGACGAGAAGTCCGACTTCTACTCGTTGCTCAATATCTGGCACTTTTTCGACGAGGCGCTGCGCAACAAGCAAAGCAACCGCCTGCTGGTGCAAAGCTGCCACGACCACTTCCTGAGCTACCTGCGCCTGCGCGAATGGCGCGAGCTGCAAGCGCAGCTGCGCGACATTGTGGTGGATATGGGCTGGGTCTCTGATAAAGCTGCCGCCGAACATCCCGCTCGCGGGAGAGGGGCTGGGGGTGATGGCGCATCCAAGAGCGATGCACGCCCCACCACGCTTTCCCGCACACAGGACAAAACACCCGTTAGCAGTGTGCCGGTCCTCCCCAAAAAAGCCGAAAAAGAACGCCTCGCCGCCGAAGCCGCCCGCTACGAAGCCATCCACAAAGCGCTCTGCGCCGGTCTCTTGGGCAGCATAGGTTTCAAGCAACCCGAAGACGACGAATACCTCGGCGCGCGCGGCATCAAGTTCAGCATCTTCCCCGGCTCAGGCCTCAAAAAGGCCCGGCCCAAGTGGATCGTGGCCTCCGAACTCGTCGAAACCACCAAGCTCTACGCCCGTTGCGTGGCCGCCATCCAGCCCGAATGGCTGGAGCAACTGGCACCGCATCTAGTCAACCGCGATTACTTTGAACCGCATTGGGATGAAGGCCCGGCGCAGGTCGTGGCCAGCGAGCGCGTCACCCTGTACGGCCTGCCCGTGGTGGCCCGCCGCCGCATCCACTTCGGCCCGGTTGACCCGGTACGTGCGCGTGAAATCATGCTGCGCGAGGGTCTGGCTGGCCGCCGCTTCAATACGCGCGCGGCGTTCTGGCAGCACAATGAAAAACTGATCAGCGAGATCGAAGAACTCGAACACAAGGCTCGCCGGCAGGATGTGCTGGTGGATGAAGACGTGCTGTTCGACTTCTACGACGCCAAAGTCCCCGCCGACATCATGAACGGCCAAGGCTTCGATGCCTGGCGCAAGGACGCCGAAAAGGCCAACCCGCAGCTGCTGTTCCTGAGCCGCGACGACCTGATGCGCCATACGGGCGAATCGATCACCGAGCAGCAATTCCCGCCCGAGCTGGTGCTCGACGGCATTGCCTTGCCGCTTGCCTACCGGTTTGAACCCGGCCACGCGCTCGATGGTGTCACCGTGCAACTGCCGCTGCACCTGCTCAACAAGGTCAACGGCGCCGCGTTTGAATGGCTGGTGCCGGGTTTGCAGCGCGAAAAGATCACCCTGCTGGTCAAGGCGCTGCCCAAGTCCATCCGTCGCCTGTGCGTGCCGGTGCCCGAGTTCGTCACCAAATTGATGGTGACGCTCGACAAGGCCGATCGCAAAGCGCCGCTGCTGCCGCAACTAGCGCAGGCCGTGGGCCGTGGCATCGGCCAGCCTGTGGAAGTGAGCGAATTCGAAGGGGCCGAGCTGCCAGCCCACCTGCGCATGAATATCCGCGTGGTCGACGACGCCGGCCAGGAGCTGGCCAGTGACCGCGATCTGGTAGCCCTGCGCGCCAAGCTCGGCGAAGCCGCGCAGATGACCTTCCGTGAAGTGGCCGCCAGCCAGCCTGCTGCTTCGCCAAAGGCGGGCCCACAAGGCAAAGCCGCCAAGGGCCAGAACACCGCCAGCGCGGCATCAACGCCCGCATCGGCACCCACGCGTGCTGCTGGCCCCGCCATTGAAAAGGAAGGCATAACCAGCTGGGACTTCGGCGACCTGCCCGCCAAGCTCACGTTTGATCGTGGCGGTGCCAGGCTCACGGGCTACCCCGCACTGGTACCGCATGAAGGCGCGTGCGCGATCCGCCTGTTCGATGTGGAAACCATGGCCGAGGCCGAACACCGCCGCGGCGTAGTGAGGCTGATGCAGTTCGAACTGAAGGAACAGGTCAAGCAGCTACCCAAGTGCTTCCCCAACTTCACCCAGACCGCCCTGCTGCTGCGCCACATTGCGGACTCGGACAGCCTGATGGATGACCTGGTCGCCTGCATTTGCAACCGCGCCTTCATCGGCGACGACGAACTGCCACGCAGCAAGAAGGAGTTCGACGCGCTCAAGCAAAAGGCCAAGGCCCGCCTGCCTGCGGTCCGCGACGCCGCCTGGCGCGTGCTGCAGGAAGTCGCCACCGAGCAGCAACAACTCACGGTGCTGCTCACCAAGCCGGTACGCCTGCAAAGCGAACTCAAGCAGCAGCTGAGCAAACTGGTGCACAAGGGCTTCATGGCTACCACACCCTGGGAGCAGCTGCCGCATCTGTCACGCTATCTCAAGGGCTTCAAGTTGCGGCTGGAAAAGTACAACGCCAATCAGGCGCGCGATGCGCAACGCGGCGAGGAAGTGGCCGCACTGTGGGCACGCTGGGAAGCCGAGCAGGAAAAGTGGCGCAAGCTGGGCCGCGATCCGACACCCCTGGCACCATTCAGATGGATGCTGGAGGAGCTGCGCGTGAGCCTGTTTGCCCAGGAGCTGCGCACCCCGTTTCCGGTATCGGTCAAACGGCTCGACAAGATCTGGGCGGACTTGATCAAGCAATGA
- a CDS encoding HDOD domain-containing protein translates to MAIQLSDDDAAKLLKSLTLPPIPGVLAELRAAQSREADADVLAALIGRDLSLTAAVLKTANSPAFSARQLDSLRDAVMVLGAANLDSVVTGVALKKLVPLPPILGRFWDEATRIAAVAAALAKHWKQVRPDQAYLFCLFRDSGIPVLTQRFPSYINTLARAMNDPGHFVEIESKSRGASHVVVGYLLARSWYLPDVLNLAILHHHDFADLGDRNLIPEEAAHLIALARLAEYLLQCHLIEGSDHHWPLIAETVLATLELGEVDLPTAVEIALASNA, encoded by the coding sequence ATGGCCATCCAACTCAGTGACGACGACGCTGCCAAACTGCTTAAAAGCCTGACCCTCCCCCCGATTCCCGGTGTGCTGGCCGAGTTGCGTGCGGCCCAAAGCCGCGAGGCCGACGCCGATGTGCTGGCTGCGCTGATCGGGCGGGATCTCAGCCTCACGGCGGCGGTGCTCAAGACTGCCAATTCACCAGCGTTTTCGGCACGCCAACTCGATAGCCTGAGAGATGCGGTCATGGTCCTGGGTGCGGCCAACCTCGACTCGGTGGTCACGGGCGTGGCGCTCAAGAAGCTGGTCCCCCTGCCGCCCATCCTCGGGCGCTTCTGGGATGAGGCCACGCGTATCGCTGCGGTGGCGGCGGCGCTGGCCAAGCACTGGAAACAGGTGCGCCCCGATCAGGCCTATCTGTTCTGCCTGTTTCGAGACAGCGGGATTCCGGTGCTGACGCAGCGTTTCCCGAGCTATATCAACACGCTGGCGCGGGCCATGAATGACCCGGGTCATTTTGTCGAGATCGAGAGCAAGAGTCGCGGTGCATCCCATGTGGTGGTGGGTTATTTGCTCGCCCGCAGCTGGTACCTGCCTGATGTGCTGAATCTGGCCATTCTCCACCATCACGATTTTGCCGATCTGGGCGACCGCAACCTGATTCCGGAAGAGGCCGCCCATTTGATCGCCCTGGCGCGGCTGGCCGAATACCTGCTGCAGTGCCATCTGATCGAGGGCAGCGATCACCATTGGCCGCTGATTGCAGAGACCGTACTTGCCACGCTGGAGCTAGGCGAGGTGGACCTGCCCACCGCCGTCGAGATTGCGCTGGCCTCCAACGCCTGA
- a CDS encoding ABC transporter substrate-binding protein: MRWLLALLCCQTLADTAGLPATLSFAARPLPPYMEQTPSGYKGAHLEIMSALTRQIGVRLKLVECPSARCLRMLEVGDVDVAMGYARDPQRDAYLDFLQPSYASPTRTQFYVRHNETRSLQQAEDVSQFRAGLVRGVFYSRVLTLIPEANRDYGPDMETNFRKLAAGHVDMVPAGVNVGTRVIDKLALVGKVRAAPFSLVLDTERHISLSRRSAWHPHKARLEAAFATLVQKGEVSAILARHEEVDSTRKR, encoded by the coding sequence ATGCGCTGGCTGCTTGCCCTGCTATGTTGCCAAACCCTTGCTGATACAGCGGGGCTACCCGCGACGCTCAGCTTTGCTGCCAGGCCTCTGCCGCCCTATATGGAGCAGACGCCCAGCGGCTATAAAGGCGCACATCTGGAAATCATGTCGGCGCTGACGCGCCAGATCGGCGTAAGACTGAAGCTGGTTGAATGCCCGAGCGCGCGCTGTCTGCGCATGCTTGAAGTGGGCGATGTTGATGTGGCAATGGGCTATGCCAGAGATCCGCAGCGGGATGCTTACCTCGATTTCCTGCAACCCAGCTATGCCAGCCCCACCCGCACACAATTCTATGTGCGTCATAACGAGACCCGTTCACTACAGCAGGCCGAGGATGTCAGCCAGTTCCGGGCAGGCTTGGTCAGGGGGGTATTCTATTCCCGCGTCCTGACGCTGATTCCCGAAGCCAACCGCGACTACGGTCCGGACATGGAAACCAACTTCCGAAAACTGGCTGCCGGGCATGTGGACATGGTGCCGGCAGGGGTGAATGTGGGGACACGCGTCATCGACAAGCTGGCGCTGGTCGGCAAGGTTCGCGCCGCACCTTTCAGCCTAGTTCTGGATACTGAGCGTCATATCTCGCTGTCTCGACGCTCAGCTTGGCATCCCCACAAAGCCCGCCTTGAGGCCGCGTTTGCGACCCTGGTGCAGAAAGGTGAGGTCAGCGCCATCCTGGCGCGCCATGAGGAAGTCGACTCAACCCGCAAACGCTGA